Genomic DNA from Candidatus Kaiserbacteria bacterium:
CCGATAATGGTTTCATCAGTCTGTACACTGTATGTGCCTTCTGGGACTATGCGAGCCACTGCGGCCTCTATTGCACCGCGCTGACGCTCCATATCCACTTCCCGTGCAATCAACACTTTTGGCGTGTCGCCTGCTTCCCTACGCTCAATTTTTTCAAGTAAACCACGCAATACACGTGGGTACATCTTCCCCAAGCCTCTCCGCGCGAGTAATGCCTCTAGGTTATTGAGCACAGCCTCAACATCCATACCTTGAGTGATGGATTCGTATGC
This window encodes:
- a CDS encoding F0F1 ATP synthase subunit delta, with translation MLQKKFSCHNFQNNMHIKEYTEAAYESITQGMDVEAVLNNLEALLARRGLGKMYPRVLRGLLEKIERREAGDTPKVLIAREVDMERQRGAIEAAVARIVPEGTYSVQTDETIIGGFIVTGKGKRIDHSYKSTLLDTYHRLVD